A DNA window from Paenibacillus antri contains the following coding sequences:
- the pdaA gene encoding delta-lactam-biosynthetic de-N-acetylase, which yields MIRLRIGAALLLLLSLLTAASPAAGAAAAGTDTPFHFGFKKSKNGEPASIAQEPFLPLVEKHGALFKGDGTRKTLYLTFDNGYENGFTAKILDVLKEKKVPAIFFVTGQYIKEQPELLRRMADEGHLIGNHSWSHPDLTTVSDAELERELERVKAGVAAVTKQKDMLFLRPPRGIFSDRTLAASKKLGYVNVFWSVAYVDWDTKRQKGADYAFRQVTAQLHPGAILLLHSVSKDNADAMARIIDYARAQGYEFESLHSLLLPTP from the coding sequence ATGATCAGACTTCGAATCGGCGCCGCCCTGCTGCTGCTGCTGTCGCTGCTGACGGCCGCAAGCCCCGCCGCGGGCGCGGCGGCGGCGGGGACGGATACGCCGTTTCACTTCGGGTTCAAGAAGAGCAAGAACGGAGAGCCCGCATCGATCGCGCAGGAGCCGTTCCTGCCGCTCGTCGAGAAGCACGGCGCGCTCTTCAAGGGCGACGGCACGCGCAAGACGTTGTATCTGACGTTCGACAACGGGTACGAGAACGGGTTTACGGCGAAAATCCTGGACGTGCTGAAGGAAAAGAAGGTGCCGGCCATCTTCTTCGTCACGGGTCAATATATTAAGGAGCAGCCGGAGCTGCTGCGCCGGATGGCGGACGAGGGGCACCTGATCGGCAACCACTCGTGGAGCCACCCGGATCTGACGACCGTATCCGACGCGGAGCTCGAGCGGGAGCTGGAGCGGGTGAAGGCGGGCGTCGCCGCCGTCACGAAGCAGAAGGACATGCTGTTTCTGCGGCCGCCGCGCGGCATCTTCAGCGACCGGACGCTCGCGGCGAGCAAGAAGCTCGGCTACGTCAACGTGTTCTGGTCGGTCGCGTACGTCGATTGGGATACGAAGCGGCAGAAGGGCGCCGATTACGCGTTCCGCCAAGTGACCGCTCAGCTGCATCCCGGCGCGATCCTGCTGCTGCATTCCGTCTCGAAGGACAACGCGGACGCGATGGCCCGCATCATCGACTACGCCAGAGCGCAAGGATATGAATTCGAAAGTTTGCATTCGCTGCTTCTGCCGACGCCGTAA
- a CDS encoding DMT family transporter, which yields MNTKKFFTNPYGVAVSAVVCTALWGSAFPVIKRSYEALDIRSDETAELLWFAGLRFLLAAILILIFASLMRSKVGLRRSALPSLLKIGVFQTFLQYVLFYIGLSLSTGMQGAVISGTTSFFQMLFAHFLYADDKLNVRKAAGLLVGFAGVVAVNLTQGAFELRFGAGELCLLLAMAAAGLGNLFARDGSASMPVAYLTGYQMLFGAIGLLAAGATTAGGWPRFDFTLASAGMLAYLAFLSAAGFVLWNTIMKYNRVGNVSMYLFLIPVFGVLLSALLLGEALHRYILLGLVLVAAGIVVVNRKKEAPNTEEAVG from the coding sequence TTGAATACGAAGAAATTTTTCACAAATCCGTACGGCGTCGCCGTTTCGGCGGTCGTATGCACGGCGTTATGGGGGAGCGCCTTCCCCGTCATTAAGCGAAGCTACGAGGCGCTTGACATTCGCTCCGACGAAACGGCGGAGCTGCTCTGGTTCGCGGGACTGCGATTTCTGCTGGCGGCGATCCTGATCCTGATCTTCGCCTCGTTGATGAGAAGCAAGGTAGGGCTGCGGCGAAGCGCGCTGCCGTCGCTGCTGAAGATCGGCGTCTTCCAGACGTTCCTGCAATACGTGTTGTTTTACATCGGCCTCAGCTTGTCCACGGGCATGCAGGGTGCGGTCATCTCGGGGACGACCTCGTTCTTCCAGATGCTCTTCGCGCACTTCCTGTACGCGGACGACAAGCTGAACGTCCGCAAGGCGGCCGGGCTGCTCGTCGGCTTCGCGGGCGTCGTCGCCGTGAACTTGACGCAAGGGGCGTTCGAGCTGCGTTTCGGCGCCGGCGAGCTCTGCTTGCTGCTCGCCATGGCGGCCGCCGGCCTCGGCAACTTGTTCGCTCGAGACGGCTCGGCCTCGATGCCCGTGGCGTATCTCACCGGCTATCAGATGCTCTTCGGGGCGATCGGCCTGCTGGCGGCGGGAGCGACGACGGCAGGCGGCTGGCCGCGATTCGACTTCACGCTCGCGTCGGCGGGGATGCTGGCGTACTTGGCCTTCCTGTCGGCGGCGGGCTTCGTCTTGTGGAACACGATCATGAAGTACAATCGCGTGGGGAACGTCTCGATGTACTTGTTCCTCATTCCGGTGTTCGGCGTACTTCTATCCGCCTTGCTGCTCGGCGAGGCGCTCCACAGGTACATCTTGCTCGGGCTCGTCCTCGTGGCGGCCGGCATCGTGGTCGTCAATCGGAAGAAGGAAGCGCCGAATACGGAAGAAGCGGTCGGATAA